From a single Nicotiana tomentosiformis chromosome 2, ASM39032v3, whole genome shotgun sequence genomic region:
- the LOC104096862 gene encoding magnesium/proton exchanger-like isoform X2 gives MPSLGNYTTDSTNGHSNIFGHEKCDAYLLFHLETFLGKGFRAFLYFLGLAYCFVGLSAITARFFRSMESVVKHSRTVETLDPRRGTKIVKDEKVWNYTIADITLLAFGTSFPQISLATIDAIRNIGNLYAGGLGPGTLVGSAAFDLFPIHAVCVVVPKAGELKKISDIGVWLVELFWSFWAYIWLYIILEVWSPNVITLWESILTVLQFGLLLIHAYAQDKRWPYLSLPIERAERPEEWVPAEAAKYRPLDKVHDPHSEVSQVGEEESSGIVDIFSIHSGEGTAHFYQNLAGEDVTESSTPRNGNIIPEESDLLSIWKHQFVDALMLESVESRKLNNIYLRLARIFWQSLLLPWKLLFAFVPPYHIAHGWIAFICSLIFISGIAYVVTKLTDLISCVTGINPYVIAFTALAGGTSWPDLVASKIAAERQLTADSAIANITCRMKYGIKNTCISYSGIKAFKDKNDLGQFGEHLYRHRCTLVHRHIVQLHCIQGATTNRECRRTKFLFACFLLHFRSMYRCFGV, from the exons ATGCCGTCGCTGGGTAACTACACCACCGACAGCACAAATGGACATTCAAATATATTTGGGCATGAAAAATGTGATGCCTATTTACTTTTCCATTTAGAAACTTTTTTAGGCAAAGGCTTTCGGGCTTTCTTGTACTTTTTGGGTCTTGCCTATTGTTTTGTCGGATTGTCAGCTATAACTGCTCGGTTTTTCCGGTCAATGGAAAGTGTTGTTAAGCATAGTCGAACTGTAGAGACGCTAGACCCTCGCAGAGGCACGAAAATCGTCAAAGATGAAAAGGTGTGGAATTACACAATTGCAGACATCACTCTACTGGCATTTGGGACTAGCTTTCCACAGATATCTTTAGCTACAATTGATGCAATACGAAATATTGGAAATTTATATGCTGGAG GTTTAGGTCCGGGAACACTTGTCGGCTCTGCTGCGTTTGATCTATTTCCGATACATGCCGTTTGCGTGGTGGTTCCTAAAGCTGGAGAATTGAAGAAGATATCAGATATTGGAGTCTGGCTTGTAGAGCTCTTTTGGTCTTTTTGGGCCTATATCTGGCTGTATATAATTTTAGAG GTCTGGAGTCCAAATGTTATAACTTTGTGGGAGTCTATCTTAACAGTGTTGCAATTTGGGCTATTGCTGATTCATGCGTATGCACAGGACAAGCGTTGGCCCTATTTATCCCTTCCTAT AGAAAGAGCCGAGAGGCCAGAGGAGTGGGTGCCTGCGGAGGCTGCTAAATATAGGCCTCTTGACAAGGTTCATGATCCACACTCTGAAGTATCTCAAGTTGGTGAAGAAGAAAGTAGCGGAATTGTTGATATTTTTTCCATTCATTCAGGAGAAGGGACAG ctcatttttatcaaaacttagctGGTGAAGATGTCACTGAATCGTCCACGCCCCGTAATGGCAATATCATTCCTGAAGAATCTGATCTCCTCTCAATTTGGAAGCATCAATTTGTGGATGCTCTCATG TTGGAAAGTGTGGAATCCagaaaattgaataatatataccTACGTCTCGCAAGAATTTTCTGGCAGTCACTTCTTCTACCGTGGAAGCTTCTTTTTGCGTTTGTGCCACCATATCATATTGCCCACGGGTGGATTGCTTTCATATGCTCGTTGATATTCATCAGCGGAATAGCTTATGTCGTGACAAAGCTCACTGATTTGATAAGCTGTGTTACAG GAATAAATCCGTACGTCATTGCATTCACAGCTTTGGCAGGTGGAACCTCATGGCCTGATCTCGTGGCCAGCAAAATTGCTGCAGAACGGCAGCTTACAGCCGACTCTGCCATTGCTAACATTACCTGCAG AATGAAATATGGAATAAAGAATACGTGTATTAGCTATTCGGGGATAAAAGCATTTAAAGACAAAAATGACCTTGGA CAATTCGGTGAACATCTATATAGGCATCGGTGTACCCTGGTTCATCGACACATTGTACAACTACATTGCATACAAGGAGCCACTACGAATAGAGAATGCAGAAGGACTAAGTTTCTCTTTGCTTGTTTTCTTCTCCACTTCCGTAGCATGTATCGGTGTTTTGGTGTTTAG
- the LOC104096862 gene encoding magnesium/proton exchanger-like isoform X1: MPSLGNYTTDSTNGHSNIFGHEKCDAYLLFHLETFLGKGFRAFLYFLGLAYCFVGLSAITARFFRSMESVVKHSRTVETLDPRRGTKIVKDEKVWNYTIADITLLAFGTSFPQISLATIDAIRNIGNLYAGGLGPGTLVGSAAFDLFPIHAVCVVVPKAGELKKISDIGVWLVELFWSFWAYIWLYIILEVWSPNVITLWESILTVLQFGLLLIHAYAQDKRWPYLSLPIERAERPEEWVPAEAAKYRPLDKVHDPHSEVSQVGEEESSGIVDIFSIHSGEGTAHFYQNLAGEDVTESSTPRNGNIIPEESDLLSIWKHQFVDALMLESVESRKLNNIYLRLARIFWQSLLLPWKLLFAFVPPYHIAHGWIAFICSLIFISGIAYVVTKLTDLISCVTGINPYVIAFTALAGGTSWPDLVASKIAAERQLTADSAIANITCSNSVNIYIGIGVPWFIDTLYNYIAYKEPLRIENAEGLSFSLLVFFSTSVACIGVLVFRRLTLGAELGGPKVWAWVTCIFFMFLWLIFVVLSSLRVSGII; the protein is encoded by the exons ATGCCGTCGCTGGGTAACTACACCACCGACAGCACAAATGGACATTCAAATATATTTGGGCATGAAAAATGTGATGCCTATTTACTTTTCCATTTAGAAACTTTTTTAGGCAAAGGCTTTCGGGCTTTCTTGTACTTTTTGGGTCTTGCCTATTGTTTTGTCGGATTGTCAGCTATAACTGCTCGGTTTTTCCGGTCAATGGAAAGTGTTGTTAAGCATAGTCGAACTGTAGAGACGCTAGACCCTCGCAGAGGCACGAAAATCGTCAAAGATGAAAAGGTGTGGAATTACACAATTGCAGACATCACTCTACTGGCATTTGGGACTAGCTTTCCACAGATATCTTTAGCTACAATTGATGCAATACGAAATATTGGAAATTTATATGCTGGAG GTTTAGGTCCGGGAACACTTGTCGGCTCTGCTGCGTTTGATCTATTTCCGATACATGCCGTTTGCGTGGTGGTTCCTAAAGCTGGAGAATTGAAGAAGATATCAGATATTGGAGTCTGGCTTGTAGAGCTCTTTTGGTCTTTTTGGGCCTATATCTGGCTGTATATAATTTTAGAG GTCTGGAGTCCAAATGTTATAACTTTGTGGGAGTCTATCTTAACAGTGTTGCAATTTGGGCTATTGCTGATTCATGCGTATGCACAGGACAAGCGTTGGCCCTATTTATCCCTTCCTAT AGAAAGAGCCGAGAGGCCAGAGGAGTGGGTGCCTGCGGAGGCTGCTAAATATAGGCCTCTTGACAAGGTTCATGATCCACACTCTGAAGTATCTCAAGTTGGTGAAGAAGAAAGTAGCGGAATTGTTGATATTTTTTCCATTCATTCAGGAGAAGGGACAG ctcatttttatcaaaacttagctGGTGAAGATGTCACTGAATCGTCCACGCCCCGTAATGGCAATATCATTCCTGAAGAATCTGATCTCCTCTCAATTTGGAAGCATCAATTTGTGGATGCTCTCATG TTGGAAAGTGTGGAATCCagaaaattgaataatatataccTACGTCTCGCAAGAATTTTCTGGCAGTCACTTCTTCTACCGTGGAAGCTTCTTTTTGCGTTTGTGCCACCATATCATATTGCCCACGGGTGGATTGCTTTCATATGCTCGTTGATATTCATCAGCGGAATAGCTTATGTCGTGACAAAGCTCACTGATTTGATAAGCTGTGTTACAG GAATAAATCCGTACGTCATTGCATTCACAGCTTTGGCAGGTGGAACCTCATGGCCTGATCTCGTGGCCAGCAAAATTGCTGCAGAACGGCAGCTTACAGCCGACTCTGCCATTGCTAACATTACCTGCAG CAATTCGGTGAACATCTATATAGGCATCGGTGTACCCTGGTTCATCGACACATTGTACAACTACATTGCATACAAGGAGCCACTACGAATAGAGAATGCAGAAGGACTAAGTTTCTCTTTGCTTGTTTTCTTCTCCACTTCCGTAGCATGTATCGGTGTTTTGGTGTTTAGGCGGCTTACTCTCGGTGCTGAGCTTGGCGGGCCAAAAGTTTGGGCATGGGTAACTTGCATATTTTTCATGTTTTTATGGCTCATATTTGTTGTGCTATCATCTCTCAGAGTTTCCGGGATCATATAG